The following proteins are encoded in a genomic region of Hemibagrus wyckioides isolate EC202008001 linkage group LG29, SWU_Hwy_1.0, whole genome shotgun sequence:
- the LOC131349343 gene encoding uncharacterized protein LOC131349343, translated as MTDWSNGEPTYKVEGCVALNPWGWFDCPCSVPFAFVCFDAKNTGSSRYIAISTTMTFNDAQSYCRQHYTDLASATTVEENTIIKGTITGNSWFGLFRDIWMWVDKSNFSAFGWLRGSPWGVGQNDNCGTIVKGLVDAALCSDILPFYCLREFTKKQTIRIKIRSNQDVNDPAVKAAILQKIKQKLEEHGISNNSTIKWREQPDGMVFQKIKVSKANQICIN; from the exons ATGACAGATTGGTCTAACGGAGAGCCTACCTATAAAGTGGAAGGCTGTGTTGCTCTAAATCCTTGGGGTTGGTTTGATTGTCCATGTTCAGTACCATTTGCCTTTGTGTGCTTTGATG CCAAGAACACTGGGTCTAGCAGATACATTGCCATTTCTACTACTATGACATTTAATGATGCTCAGAGTTACTGCAGACAACATTACACAGACCTGGCCAGTGCAACAACGGTAGAGGAAAATACAATTATAAAAGGAACAATTACTGGAAATTCTTGGTTCGGTCTGTTCAGAGACATCTGGATGTGGGTAGACAAGAGTAACTTTTCTGCCTTTGGTTGGTTGAGAGGATCACCGTGGGGTGTTGGGCAAAATGATAATTGTGGTACTattgttaagggccttgttgaTGCTGCACTATGCTCTGATATACTGCCTTTCTACTGCCTCAGAG agtttacaaaaaaacaaaccataaGAATAAAGATTAGATCAAATCAGGATGTGAACGATCCTGCAGTGAAGGCAGCAATCTTACAGAAG atcaAGCAAAAACTGGAGGAACATGGGATATCAAATAACTCCACAATAAAATGGAGAGAGCAACCAGATGGCATGGTCTTTCAAAAGATAAAAGTATCTAAGGCCAATCAAATATGTATAAACTAA